From the genome of Emys orbicularis isolate rEmyOrb1 chromosome 17, rEmyOrb1.hap1, whole genome shotgun sequence, one region includes:
- the TTC19 gene encoding LOW QUALITY PROTEIN: tetratricopeptide repeat protein 19, mitochondrial (The sequence of the model RefSeq protein was modified relative to this genomic sequence to represent the inferred CDS: deleted 1 base in 1 codon) — MTRAHRFGFSRASPSRDRAPGMLAALRRGPGLLAAAGRRCSGARLPARWDKAQGRRGAAWGAGCLRGRGGPSPGGVLAALAAFSLFSKNAEEGEETKEGDSAGTEDTIIFLLKKAKLSIMKGELEEAERILHQAVRLSHQSDNKKAIIYTYDLMANLAFLRGQLDSAEKLFKAAMSFLLAGDMKQDDNAIIEMSLKLASIYAAQNQHKLALAGYEFCILTLDEKIAKYKDLPEDVLPAEERANTYLLLGLCLDSYGRYLLANKQLPGAQRMYERALQISKEVQGETHPQTVVLMNDLATVLDAQGLYDEAYTHVKRASELAKQTEHPEEHMVLNNLAGILMHKEDFLQAKEVYRKALKQAELKGDTASMQHIQEELAELARRRKHSN, encoded by the exons ATGACCAGAGCCCACCGCTTCGGCTTTAGTCGCGCTTCC CCGTCACGTGACCGAGCGCCGGGCATGTTGGCGGCGCTGCgcagggggccggggctgctggCGGCCGCGGGGAGACGCTGCTCCGGGGCGCGCCTGCCGGCCCGGTGGGACAAGGCCCagggcaggcgcggggccgcctGGGGAGCGGGGTGcctgcgggggcggggcgggcccAGCCCCGGGGGCGTCCTGGCCGCCCTGGCGG CTTTCTCCTTGTTCTCTAAAAATgctgaggaaggggaggagaCAAAGGAAGGGGACAGTGCTGGGACTGAAGACACCATTATATTCCTTTTGAAGAAAGCCAAG CTCAGCATCATGAAGGGGGAGCTTGAGGAAGCAGAGCGGATTCTGCACCAAGCCGTCAGACTCTCCCATCAGTCGGACAACAAGAAAGCCATCATCTATACCTATGACCTG ATGGCAAACCTTGCGTTCCTGAGGGGTCAGCTGGACAGC GCAGAGAAGCTCTTCAAAGCAGCAATGAGCTTCTTGCTGGCTGGGGACATGAAGCAG GATGACAATGCCATCATTGAAATGTCTCTCAAGCTGGCCAGTATCTATGCTGCTCAGAACCA ACACAAGCTGGCTCTTGCTGGCTACGAGTTCTGCATCCTGACCCTGGATGAGAAGATAGCCAAATACAAGGACTTGCCTGAGGATGTCCTCCCAG CAGAGGAAAGAGCCAACACGTATCTCCTGCTTGGTCTGTGCCTGGACTCATACGGTCGCTACCTCCTGGCCAACAAACAGCTGCCTGGGGCCCAAAGAATGTATGAGAGGGCACTGCAGATCTCCAAGGAGGTCCAGGGAGAGACCCATCCCCAG ACTGTGGTACTGATGAATGACTTGGCAACTGTGCTGGATGCCCAGGGACTCTATGATGAGGCATATACACATGTGAAGAGGGCATCTGAATTGGCAAAGCAGACTGAGCACCCTGAGGAGCACATGGTGCTGAATAACCTTGCAGGAATTCTGATGCACAAAG AAGACTTTCTGCAAGCAAAAGAGGTGTACAGAAAAGCCCTGAAACAGGCAGAGCTGAAAGGAGACACAGCATCCATGCAGCACATACAGGAGGAACTAGCAGAGCTGGCCAGGAGGAGAAAGCACTCAAACTGA